Part of the Nerophis ophidion isolate RoL-2023_Sa linkage group LG11, RoL_Noph_v1.0, whole genome shotgun sequence genome is shown below.
catcctcggtaggcccacataagggcaagtatatatttattaaataatacgtcaacaaatgGTAAatttgttgtacttgtatagtgcttttctacccatttttaaggagcccaaagcgctttgacagtatttccacattcacacacactgatggtgggaactgccatgcaaggcgctcaccaggacccatcaggagcaagggtgaagtgtcttttttttgttaggtgtgttacatgtgttcattcatagttttgatgccttcagtgacaatctacaatgtaaatagtcatgaaaataaagaaaacacattgaatgagaaggtgtgtccaaatgtaTATATTTTGGGATGATTATGGTTTATGAAAAGCTTGAACATTtcagaaaatgttttgttttcggttggtagagtggccgtgccagcaactagagggttgcaggttcgattcccgcttccaccatcctagtcactgccgttgtgtccttgggcaagacactttacccacctgctcccacactgctttgaatgtaacttagatattgggtgtcactatgtaaagcgctttgagtcactagagaaaagtgctatataaatataattcacttcactagtaaGCCATGACATCAAATTAAGAACAGATAAAGGCTCGGCATATCTCGGTGgatttcacatttgaagttgaattgctgacatgcgTGGCCTTTTGCACGATATTCTCAGTCTTTGAGTTTCACTTGTGTATTGTTTTGAAATCAGACCTTTTTATAGATTTGTAGAATTTTTCACAAGTGTTATTCTGCTAAAATGTGAAAACTAAACCGTGATAACatgtaagaaaacaacaatacAAGTAGTCTCCTTGTCAACACCAGTTTTACTTCTATGcatatttaaagtaaaaaaacaaaagacaaactGGTGGGATTAGTTTGTGGCCTCTTAGCGATGTTTTCCAGTACGATTGAAACGTCTGTATAGGAATTTGATCCTCTTGTCCAAGTTGTGTCTATCCAGAGTCATCATCCTGTCTCCCACCATCTTCTTCTGCCTAATGAGGCGCTGCAGCTCGTTGCCTTTGAAGGCCTTCAGCCAGCAGGGACCGATGTAGAGGtctttggggtgggctttaaagtcCCCTGCAGACACACAATAGAGATGCGATTCATGGCTCCTCGAAAAGAACAGGGATCTTCAGTAACTCTTGTTTTTCCTTGTTCAGAAGACTGGCTCGTTATTATAGTTATTTGTTTTCATTAGTAATCAAGGAAACACTATTTATTAGGGCTGGatgattatggcaaaaataataatcacaattattttgattgatatcaCAATTACACgattattcattcatttgaaaacgagtatttttttaaaaccttGGATATAAATTAGCAACAAATAAATCACAACAACTAAAATAATAATTgcaataacaatacatttaagtgaagtgaattatatttatatagcgctttttctctagtgactcaaagcgctttacatagtgaaacccaatatctaagttacatttaaagcagtgtgggtggcactgggagcaggtgggtaaagtgtcttgcccaaggacacagcggcagtgagtagtatggcggaagcggggatctaacctgcaaccctcaagttgctgacacggccgctcaaccaaccgagctatgtgtgtatatgtgtagcaTATTGCAATAAAATTGCAATATAAAATTCAGTTTTCCCATTTTCATTTTGTCTTTATCTTTTACATTTACTTTACTACCAtagagtgtgtgctttttgtgtaaaataaaattgaaaaaaatgttaattACATGCGAAAATCCCCACATTTATTGATGCAATACATCTTTCGACAACTTCGaccagtattttaggtcaaagcatactcattttgtaaatgtatcaataaatgCTTTAATTACATTATGCTTGTGCCAAGTACTTTTTTGACACctttatttagttagcgcagtcAGACCAGATATTATTGTGAAGGCAATAAGTGTGCTGCGCTGCTGTTCTCAGCCTGACGAGTAAAGAGGCGACTCACTTGAGGCTAGAAAAAGAAATAGAAATCGCCTTTAAGTTGCGACCAcatcgatgatgtcgttcacaacacaagcagatgagatgtgttgtgtgggtACAGATTGTTCCTTTCAGCTATCGTTTCGGAATTTAATCGCTGTTTCAAGTGGGTGCCTCGACATTGTTTAGTTCAGGGACAAGGCTGTTGAGAGTTTCGGGATAAATGAGCCCTACCCGACACATTATCTTCCCAAACAAATGTTTGTTCTCTTCACTGACTTTTCACGTACATTTATGTCAAATTCCCTGTTATTCTGCATTTAACAGTGGATTCTGTTTTATTGGCCAAAATATGTGACTCCATCTGCGGTTATGTTAACACAAAAATCATAtgccttaaatttttttttttggagtgtagTAATTATCAATGAGGCATATTAGCGTTTAGTATCAACCACTTCTATTTTCCAAACATCTAGGAGTCTTTTTTCACTCATTCGCCCTCATCTGTTTCACTGTCATAAGCTCTGGAATTTGCATGCATGTTGCATGGCCCCATTATCTTTTTTTCTCCCTGATTATTTATTGCATTTTCAGACTCGTGAGACACcatcatggaaaaaaaaatttgctTAACTGCCCAACCCAACTTATTATACAATAAAATGTCAATCAAATtaattttatttacattattttattgttaagaattattctgaaatattggctataattttactttttgttaTGTTTTCATTCCATAAAAGAGCTTCAGATGTCCATGATTTCACCTGTTTGAATTTTCCTtcacataaaaaaatgtgtagcattttaacaatatagaaaaaaataaacaatatgtaataataaaatgcatgaaataatataaaactatcaatacaactaaaataaaatttaggacataataaaaatgttactacaaAATTGTAATACCATAGAGAtggtgtgtttatatatatattaatgaacTGAATAAATGTGTGAAAAAAAAGTTAATTCATCGTTTTCTTTAACTTTTGACTCTTTTTTTAGTCCAGTTGCCAGTCAGGTGGCACGCATGTGAGGAGTGGACAATTTGCCAGTGTTGGCAGTAGCTCGTTAAATGTAGCAGAGCTACGTGGCTTAACTTCATTACTTTTTAAAAGAGTAGCGTTCTCCGCAGCTAAGCTATTTGTTGACTCATGTAGCTTGGCTACAAACTACAAAAGAAGAGAGAGCGAGAAGAGAAAGAGAAAAGTGGACTGCAAAGATCAAGGGCAGGGtataaaaaaatacagaaaaaaaaatccatgatgattggttggtggaCGTAGAAGAAAATTCATGAGGATTTGTTTTgttatgatgagtcacgattggttaaagggaaatcacaactaacaCACACATCccaaatgatgacaggggagtcGGAGAAGAGAAGACAGAATATTCAAGCGGGtgatttcaaaaaaataaaaaactagtggaagatttcagagggattctcttctttgGATTTTTGTTTTAAAAGTTGAGGACAATGTCCAGGAACTCACATTGCATCTACTTGGCCACAGGCAAATGTATGTGTTTGGATAGAACAATGCCCAAAACATTCATTTGTAGTTGTCTACCTTGTAAGACCAAATCAAAACGGCTCTCGACatggaatacacatttaagaattaaaataaatgttaaaaatccAGAGAAAGGGCATGTTTCTAGCTAGTGTTTATATGATAAACAATTAAACTGACTATTTTTCTTGTTTGGTGGGAAGTTGGACATTaagttatatatttatataatgtagctttgatgtagcaagctacttttgccgcgtagcttgctacaattctctatggctagcttcccctgtagcttagttacatttaatcaaAAGTAACTTGCTACATTTTCCAGGACCATCGTTCAATTGAAAGAGCCATTCAAAAGACTCGACTCGTTTGCAAACTCCAACACAACAGGTCAGAGTTTGACATACAGATGCAGAACTAGAACGTCCAGTAAGGTACCATGACCACACACATTTAAAGCACTTACCTAGGATTCCTATATTGTCATACACTCCAAACATGCTCCTTTTCTCATTCCATCTGTCCACCACTTTAGGCTTAGGGATGGCGTGCATCCTTATGAGGCAGCTTGTACCTGCAAATGTCAGCATTAGATGTTCATTTGGCTAATAATGCAATTACTATTAAGCCAAAATAGCAAATTACTCAATAGCTACAATTGAagactgtagatcaggggtgtcaaaggtacGGCTCGACAACAGGTTTCCTCCGGTCCaggagatgagtttgctaagaataaaaatgagctgaaatttttgaatgacgGAAATTGctgtttctaaatgtgtccaccggatgtcgCCAGAGCAATTGTTTGTGTCCCCTACCACACACATGActtcagagggggcggagctatgttAGGATAGAGGTAACACTTCTGTGTTTGGACACTACCTACTTCTACTGCTAATTAGTGATAGTATACAAATTGATAATCCGTGCATTCCGTGTTGTACTTATTTTCTAGGCGCAcataaatattttgaaatattatgtatccccttcTTACTTCATGTGTGATAAATTAGTCCAAATTCACAAAGATTTGTTGTAAacaatgctacatatgtacagaataaaccacatgatgttagtacatcagttaaggaaaatgagtaaaaaaataataatttcatcTTCTGATATATTGCAAATTAACACCAACAGGAACACTTTAAAactcttccatccattttctaccgcttgtccctttcggtgtcgctgaagcttatctcagctgcatttaggcggaaagcggggtgcaccctggacaagtcgccacctcatcacagggccaacacagatagacggacaacattaacactcacatttacacactagagCCAATATAGCGGTGGGAGTACCAAGAGTgaacccacgctgtcacggggagaacatgcaaactccacacagaaagatccagagcctgggactaatgaatattatcacataatttattcagaaagtgtaaataactaatgaagatagaatacaattaactgcctcacaatacgaaggtcctgcagtcctgggttcaatcccgggctccagatctttctgtgtggagtttgcatgttctccccgtgactgcgtgggttccctgcgggtattccggcttcctcccacttccaaagacatgcacctggggataggttgattggcaacactaaattggccctagtgtgtgaatgtgagtgtgaatgttgtctgtctatctgtgttggcc
Proteins encoded:
- the mrpl51 gene encoding large ribosomal subunit protein mL51 isoform X1, with the protein product MFGKKTMFGSFLRAGASLCRSTGVLVDSARTFTTGTSCLIRMHAIPKPKVVDRWNEKRSMFGVYDNIGILGDFKAHPKDLYIGPCWLKAFKGNELQRLIRQKKMVGDRMMTLDRHNLDKRIKFLYRRFNRTGKHR
- the mrpl51 gene encoding large ribosomal subunit protein mL51 isoform X2, whose protein sequence is MFGSFLRAGASLCRSTGVLVDSARTFTTGTSCLIRMHAIPKPKVVDRWNEKRSMFGVYDNIGILGDFKAHPKDLYIGPCWLKAFKGNELQRLIRQKKMVGDRMMTLDRHNLDKRIKFLYRRFNRTGKHR